The window GAACTGCAGAGCTTTAGTGgagtttctgttttaatttcatctTCCAGATTTgcagcttttctcttcttctgggATTATACTTTTTTTTATAAAGTTCATTCAGACCACAATACAAAGATCTACGCACTATTTACATTGTAAATTTGCAATAAATGGTAAATCAATACACCTCACTGTTACATACACATTATTGCACAGATACAATGAATGACACACTATTTACATTTTCATATTATAATTCTGTTTTACTATTAATGATGTACTCGATCCCCTGGGGGCTCACCACTCCCGGAACTCAGCCACTGTGCCGTCATATACCATGTGCTCCCACTCTAACAACACACGGGCGTGGAGGTAACCCTGAAAGGGGGGCAAGCAGTTGGTTCTACTCCTTTCAGTTCTTCATTGTTACTAAAAGCCAAGTTATCAAATGATGTTCCTTTAGCTTTAAAGTTATTTACAGACCACTTTGTCTGAAGATGATTTTGCTCCAATATCAAAAATGTAGATCTGATAATGATCATAAAGTTAAGTAGGTGTGTTGATGGCAAATATTAAGTACTTACAAAACTTACTAAATCTTTCCACAGATGATAAAGAAAAAagtctcatgtggatagggtggtgaagaatgctTGTGGGATGCTGGCCTTTATAGATCAGAGCATTGAGTCTAGGAGCTGAGATGTTAGGTTAAAATTGTACACGGCAttcgtgaggccaaatttggaatattgtgtacagttttggtcaccaaagtataggaaagttatcaacaaattggagagagtgcagagaagattttctagattTTGCTGGGGTTACAGGGTCTATGTTATAGGAAGAGGTTAAATaagttgggtctttattctttgggcatttgattgaggtatttaaaattattaggggtataaatAGAATTGACATGGAGAAGCTTTTGGCTttaagaaaggggggggggagatagaaACGAGAAAACCTGCACtgagagttgggggaaagagtttagaggaaacatgaggggtgacttctcagagagcggtgggtgtgtggaacgagcttccagacaaACTGGTGGAGacaggctcgatattagcatttaaggataAGTTGGATGTGTATCTGgaggggaaaggaatggagggttacgggttgagtgtaggtcagtggggttaggcaggagaaagtgtttggcatggactagaagggccaagctggcctgtttctatgctgttatttttatatatgatataagcaactttttttttctccccttgaTTCTGGGTAAAATACAaataacaaaaaggaactcaCCTGAGGGAAGCTGCGGCAGGACCTGACACGGTCATCGAACCCCATCCAGCGCTGGTAGTCAGGATACTCGCCCCTGCTCAGGACATACTGGTACCCTGCGTAGTTGGGCCTCTCGTACAGCACCCACCAGTCACTCTCCACACGGATGGAGTTACAGCGGCTGAAGTAAGGGGACAGGTCGGCGCAGTCGGAGCTGCACTCGTGGTGCCGGCCCTGGAAGTTCCTGTCCTCGTAGAAGATGATCTGTGGAAAGATAGAGATCTATAAATTATAAGGAGCTCAAAGTTGGAAGTAATGCCAACATAGTTTGTGAGCTGAATCATCCTTGCCTTCCCCATTTTGAGATCACAGTTAGCTTCAGAACTGACTCTATGCAGCCCTGTCCCACTAGGCCTGGTATTTATACGATGGGCAGGGAGCCTCACTAGGCTGAACGTTTGTTATTCTAATGATTCAAGAGTGAAATTCAGCAGAGACCAATGAATCCCATGGTAAATTTTATTGTGGAAAAGCACCTGACGTGTCATTGatttgttctctctgttttgctGTCTTGTCACTTTAATTTTTCGAGCAAAACTGTTTTGGAACAGTGATTATCCCATAGTTTCCAAAGTGGTGTTCTGTGGCTGAACCTGCATGACATGGGCACACATTAGATGAGAAATGATCAGTGGAAACATCCTTCACCCccatagagaggagagagaaatgaTAGACGTTCTATTTTAGACGTATGTagcaatttaccaaaattctctggactctgggcatgTCCCAGCAGCTTGAAGACAGCAAGTGTCACAATGGTGTcggaaaaaggcaggtagctaTACACCAGTTAGCTTAACGTTTGTAAGtaggaaaatgtttgaagctgtcatatggaaaaaaaaatttacaagacTACCGGATAGAATTACTTCTATCAGGCAGtgacagcatggattcaggaagggcaggtctGATTGACAAATTAACTGAGGTTCTCTGAGGATATGAGTGCAGCGGATAGAAGGGAACAGGTGAATGTGGTGTGCTTGGATTTCCAGATGGAGTTTGTTTTGATGTAAAAGAATGATCTATACCGCACTCTGATGCACCCAATTAGCCTCCTTTCGATATGCAcctgtggaagttgttgaaggACAAGGGACACATGCTGAACTTTCTGAGACTTCAAAGAAAGTAGATGTATCAATGCACATTCTTGTCTATTGCATCTGGACCAGAGCAGATATTGGAAATGTTTACTCCCAAGGACTTGAAGCTATCCACTTCAGCACTGTTCCCATGGTCAGGGATGTGGTGTTTACTCCCTATCCTAAAGTCTATGATCAGCTTCTTCATCTTAATGACATCGAGAGAGGGGTTGTTGTCTTGCTCCAGACCACGAGATACACAACCTCACTTCTGCATCATTATTTGATATTGGAACCATGACTGTGGGACTATGGAAGATGAAATTGATAATGCTTCAAGGACCACCCTCTCCATCAATCACCTTAATGATTGCTTCCACCTTTAGAGGTGATGAAGCCTACAACTTTGACCAAATAATTAGATATCTGCTGAAGTAACTCCCTTGAGAGTCACTGTATACAACTTTACTTGATTGCCCATGGTGAAACAACCTGCTTTCTAACTTGAAAGGAGCATCATATTGCAGTTGGTTAAGCAGCAAGGCTTGTTATTACCTCCGCCCACTTTTAGATATCTTTGCCAAATTGCTTCATGCTTCCTTTGGGGCCACATCTTCCTCTCCTTGATGTTCAATAGTTTTACAATTCCCAAATTGTAGGAACTGCCAATGCCCAGAAAATTAGCTGTACCAGCCAGATACATACTGTGGATGCAAGAAGAAAACAAGTCGGGATATTCTTTTAAGTATGGCTTTAATACTGCTATCCACTTAGCAAAGTGGAGACTTCAATTTCCAGCTGGAAATAATTTATACACATCCAGCAATGGCTTTATTTTCTGACATGGGGAATTCTCAGATCTTTACCTGGAGTAAGTTAGAAGTTTTGTTGATAAAATTGGACTTTTTTTGTCGCAGAACCTAATTTTGCTCCTAAATATTATGCTCAGGTCTTGAAGAAACATTGAGAAGGTGGAGGACAAAAggtgtcaggcagcatccatgtgtagaaatggctgatcaacattttgggtcagtatCTTCTATTCACAACATGGGCAAGTAAGGATGataaacagaaaatactgaaagGTCTCAACAGGTCAGTCAGTTAACATTTAGGACTTGTAataactgggaaagagagataaGTGTGTTGCAGGGAAGGTAAGAGAATGTATGGATAGGTAAGGTACAAATGGTTTAATAGTACAGTTGGAACTAATTACATTATTTTGTCTGTGCTATGAGTTATAAACAGCAGAGTGAAAACCTGACTCAATATCACACCAGTGGAagccaggttttcaatccccctcctgcatgttgactcgtCACATTTTTTTATATAGCCCACTTTCATGGTATcatcggtaaatttgtagatggtgttattgtccttctgagccacacagttgtaggtgtaaagtgagtagagcaggggccaagaacacagccctgtggtgttccggtactgatggagattgtggaggatccTTCagtcattccaggctgcaggagtgtgatagtacagatctatcaccaatgtacatagtgtatatagttactgtatctagactgtgcttacagcgattggctgagagctaagccacacctattgtttgggccttaaagggttgtgtccctagccaggtcggatcattccggactggtcggccacctgtgaagagctccggtcttttgctaataaaagccttggtttggatcaacaagtctttggttctttcgacgagctctacaattttattagcaaaagaccggagctcttcacaggtggccgaccagtccggaatgatccgacctggctagggacacaaccctttaaggcccaaacaataggtgtggcttagctctcagccaatcgctgtaagcacagtctagatacagtaactatatacactatgtacattggtgatagatctgtactatcacacctttcgacgagctctacaaggagTACGtactgagagatgcactgaggcttggcgcagccaacacaagTGCCTTGTGGGGAAGGATCACAGACTATAAGCCTTATATCACCGTGCATTGAGGGGATGAAACTGAAGTGAAGCCCCTGAAACCACAGAGTGGAGAGAACAACAAGGTGCCATCATTGCTGCGAAGTATAAAAtgtatgtaacaatgtacagtgatggaaatgtatggatttgaagagactttgaaccgttttctttttgtaaataatttcttGTGAACAAGTCTAGTTTTGGTAAAAAAAATGTCCTGATAAAGGGTCCCGAGCCAAAACGTTGACCGACATTTTCTCTCCGTGGTTGCTGCCTAACGCATTCAGTCCATTCAGCTTCTCACTGATAGCTTTAATTTAGTGGGCTGGAGTTCCACTCTGTGGTTTTTATCTGTAATAGAATTTTATTGAATGATTGTTGTATCAATCAAAAGGTTTGCAGGGAATTGGAAACTGAAATAGGCTCTATCAGACATGCAGCATACAAGCATCCAATAAGAGAGCAATAATGAGTCAGGGTTTTTTTACAATTGACCAAAGAGAATCCTAGTTTATGCTACAAACTAGACATTGTCTCCTAATGatatatttgaaaattatttaagatAAATTTGCCCATGCAGCTCAAATATTTTATTCAATCAAATTCAGTGTGGAgcagtgtaatggaagattctaacctattttttaacctgtttttttcttaatttccagctcttggttctgcagagctgagaacctttttttaaaactttcagctttgggttctgcaaggctgagaacctaattgtttttagactcagcagacataagcaaaattccaccgaggggccagagatgctgttatctgaagaaaggacatctgtgtaccgagagcATTTagtcttcctgcttgttttggtcacagactgtcagagcctagccttgatgtagaataaaccattgtattaaaaatgataagctgaaaattatgttatttgttaattaacctagcatgctagcttgcttgcttatctttcttgctttgCTGtgaatagatgcttgggtaagcagtttttgggtaatataaggcaaggtcccgctgctgaagtgagagactctccgagaggtggcaacatctctcagcaagaagaagaacttctggagtccagccaacgtcccggccaggggaggtggagaagctgctaccggcgctctgacaacctactacaagtgtgcagtcgttgcctcgcttcggcagttgggaccagtccaagcattgataagtatagttgggaagggcttgcatattgtagtgtgaaatcagcttttgaatttgtaataaacatttgtataatctgaactgctctcggtgtgtgtgtctattttctttcggtaattcaaacactgtgaccaatctaaaacgaacaaagtgagaggtacaagtttacccaagacaaggaGTCTCTGATAGGATGAGGATTTACAAGAGGCCTGACTTTGTTGGAATTCATAGACCACTGTCCCTCCATCTACGATCGTTTCCATTGCCATGACATCTACTCTTGGCAGGTGACGGATGGGTACAGGATCTTCTATGAACAGCCCAACGACAGAGGTTATTGGTACTTCCTGAGACCTGGTGAATACAGAAGATAGTGACTGGGGCTACTACAACAACATCTTCAGGCACATGAGGGACTAAAAACTAAAATTAGATTTTGCCAGAGTAAAATATTGCAGAGCATGAAGAAATATATTGCAGTGTGCTTTTTTGCCACTTATGATCTTTGATCTTGAGACCAAAATAATGATGGAGTCATACATTTTGCTCAAAGCATTGGCATTAGGAAAATATATAGCAGCAAATAATTCtgcatcatttattttaattttaattaaatgacAATAACTATTCAAGCAGAAACCTATTTAGATGGTTGGTTACAATTTAATAAGCATTGCAGCTCATCATAAATAATTTGGAGATATTTTGAAATAAGATCAAGGTGAGTTCAAGAAACTTTTAATTTAAACAAACTTTCCCTTCATCAGAAATTCAGTTACTCCTCACAACTTGGCATTAAGTATTCAGGAAAATTAAGAGAAAATGCAGTCATACCACGTTCACCAGAGCATTTGATAGTTTCTATTTCAAGGTGTTCCTCAGACCAatgaatttttcaaattattgtcGGCAATTTTTTCAAATAATTACTCCTCCATGAACAGTGTTTTCAGTGTTTTAGATTTTCATTATGGATATTAATTTAACACTCTTTCCCTTTATAATTATTTGTGTCTTTCAAATTTATTAAAACCCAGATGAGTATGAGAATTTaatgtcatatacacaagtacaatgtacagctgCCCCAACATTCTTGCTTGCTTCAATTACATAGGTACGCAAGATATATCAATAGCAATCGTATTAATTAGATTACTACTACAGTATATGCCACGAGacagcaaaaagaaaaaagaaaaataaaaggctgGGTGAGTCAGAGAGCATAAAAGTCATGTTTAAACAGACAGATCTTTTAGTGATCATGGAGTAGTTTATcgttgacaacattgtttgactggtttaatgtatcttagatttcgtactttaaatggatggggggggaggtagggaggctgggatgggaggagggagggggggagaaaatgacactgtatatatttgaaaaggaaaatgtatgtatcatggtcaatgtggtttatggtgtgaaaaataaaaaatttaaaaaaaaagatagtatAGGGAGGTACAGGTAGTATAGGATAGCAGACTTCCAGACTTCGGCCTTCTGTATCTTCAGCCTgaatgtaacagtgagaagagattatgaCTCAGGTAATGAGGATCCTTTATGATTTTATTTCCACTGTCCTATTtactaaaattaaatattttgttaCTTGATGATCTTCATAACTTAATACACACTATATTCACTCAGAAACTAGGGGAATGATGCCAAGGCCTCCATTCATTGCCCATCACTgactgcccttgagaaggtggaggTGAGGCCCTTGCTGGAACTGCACAAGTCCCCGGGGGGGGGAAGGTTTCTTTGAccccaaaaatatactttattctgaAATGTGCAAATATGTAAATGTCACCATTCATATTTCAAGATATTTCAATGCCTTTTGCTGTAAGGATTTACACTATACATTGGAGCAGTTTGCTTGGCCATTTCAAAGGGCAACTGAAAAATCAACCACATTGAGATGAGCCCAGAGTTGATTTAAGTTCAGATTGGGTGAGGATGATACCATATCCTTGGTGAATAGAATGGTTTCATCGTGAGCTTTACTGAGACAAGCTTTACAATTAAAATTTGTTCATTAAGTGAATTTAGATCACACCGTTCACAGAGTTGGATTTGAACTAATGACATTTCATCATTTGGGATAGTG of the Narcine bancroftii isolate sNarBan1 chromosome 4, sNarBan1.hap1, whole genome shotgun sequence genome contains:
- the LOC138762451 gene encoding gamma-crystallin S-1-like, with the protein product MVPISNNDAEGVNTTSLTMGTIIFYEDRNFQGRHHECSSDCADLSPYFSRCNSIRVESDWWVLYERPNYAGYQYVLSRGEYPDYQRWMGFDDRVRSCRSFPQYRGGSYRMKIYERPDFGGQMMEFMDDCPSVYDRFRYRDIHSCQVMDGYWIFYEQPNYRGRQYFLRPGEYRRYSDWGSYNSTIGSFRRMRDF